In Humulus lupulus chromosome 6, drHumLupu1.1, whole genome shotgun sequence, a single genomic region encodes these proteins:
- the LOC133782844 gene encoding uncharacterized methyltransferase At2g41040, chloroplastic isoform X2 — translation MNQHSITHTTPTSLPLLDRFSNPISMAMTSSSFKPILHKPFLSPKYSQLNAIPHLGPRLWYSSSSSSSAPAIRASSAFTLKPESNVEKSQTSESPEVFACPVCYEPLIRKGPPGINLGAIYRSGFKCKTCEKTYSSKDIYLDLTVTAALRDYTEVKPTGTELFRGWRQNFNQSGFPGPDEEFKMAQEYFKSAEGGLLVDVSCGSGLFSRKFAESGTYSAVIALDFSENMLRQSYEFIKRDGKLLTSNLALVRGDVSRLPFPSGSVDAVHAGAALHCWPSSSNAIAEITRILRSGGIFVGTTFLRYTSSTPLIVRSLRERALQPYNYLTEEEIEDLCTSCGLTNYSSKVQKSFIMFSAQKP, via the exons ATGAACCAACACAGTATCACACACACCACTCCTACTAGTTTGCCACTACTCGATCGATTCTCAAATCCAATTTCCATGGCGATGACTTCTTCGTCTTTCAAACCCATTCTCCACAAACCCTTTTTATCCCCAAAATACTCTCAACTCAATGCAATTCCCCATTTGGGTCCTCGTCTCTggtactcctcctcctcctcctcctccgccCCCGCCATTCGTGCTAGCTCCGCCTTTACTCTAAAACCG gAGTCGAACGTTGAGAAAAGTCAAACTTCCGAATCCCCTGAGGTTTTTGCTTGCCCTGTATGCTATGAGCCTCTGATAAGAAAAGGCCCTCCGGGTATTAATTT GGGGGCAATATATAGGTCTGGGTTTAAATGCAAGACATGTGAGAAGACGTATTCGAGCAAAGATATATACTTGGACTTGACTGTAACTGCTGCGTTGAGGGACTATACTGAGGTGAAACCAACAGGGACTGAGTTGTTCCG AGGGTGGCGTCAGAACTTCAACCAAAGCGGTTTTCCTGGTCCTGATGAAGAG TTTAAAATGGCCCAGGAATACTTTAAATCTGCTGAAGGCGGTCTTCTCGTAGATGTTAGCTGTGGGAGTGGTTTATTTTCTAGAAAGTTTGCAGAATCAGGAACGTATTCTGCTGTGATTGCACTTGATTTTTCTGAAAATATGCTGCGTCAAAGTTATGAGTTTATTAAGAGAGATGGGAAGCTTTTAACCAG TAATCTTGCGCTTGTGAGAGGAGATGTTTCCAGGCTTCCCTTCCCATCAGGTTCAGTTGATGCCGTTCATGCTGGTGCTGCTTTGCATTGCTGGCCTTCTTCTTCAAATGCT ATTGCTGAAATAACTCGAATATTACGGAGTGGTGGGATCTTTGTTGGAACCACATTTTTGAGATACACTTCATCTACCCCTTTGATAGTAAGGTCTCTCCGGGAG AGGGCACTCCAGCCATACAACTATTTAACAGAGGAAGAGATTGAGGACTTATGCACATCATGTGGTCTTACCAACTATTCAAGCAAAGTACAGAAGTCTTTTATCATGTTTTCTGCTCAGAAACCTTGA
- the LOC133785759 gene encoding mitogen-activated protein kinase kinase kinase 20-like yields the protein MSLTEKVKNNRKIYNKTKQKMKRLRKESDVHVIHEDNGEESIYSNTGKWKRGRLLGRGYGGSVYLAEMIKPPPPITSRLNGSHPIMAVKSTLASHGDDLKKEKKFLQLFVDSPYIVRCFGDDMTITTDDQGNKTKLYNVLLEYASGGCLADFMEGTILSETQVRQHTKSILRGLECIHDKGVVHCDLKPENILMVKEEDDDDEFVAKISDFGLSKMADDWMITPNTFTIVKGTRVYWAPECVQDEVQEKCSDVWALGCIVLYMLMGGRLKWNNKVSESVSKEAKDFLIKCFEADPLQRPSAKVLLSHPFVGGSGVFVEREEDRVVPKRKKMKTYY from the coding sequence ATGAGTTTGACTGAGAAAGTAAAAAATAATAGAAAGATAtacaacaaaacaaaacaaaagatgaaAAGGTTACGTAAAGAAAGTGATGTTCATGTTATTCATGAAGATAATGGAGAAGAAAGCATATACTCCAACACAGGTAAATGGAAACGGGGTCGACTCCTTGGAAGAGGCTACGGTGGCAGTGTTTATTTGGCTGAGATGATCAAACCTCCACCTCCAATAACATCACGTTTGAATGGTTCCCACCCTATTATGGCTGTAAAATCCACGTTGGCTTCTCACGGCGATGACCTGAAAAAGGAGAAGAAGTTCCTCCAACTCTTTGTTGACAGTCCTTACATCGTACGGTGCTTCGGAGATGACATGACAATCACAACAGACGACCAAGGAAACAAAACAAAACTCTACAATGTTCTCTTGGAGTACGCTTCGGGTGGATGCTTGGCTGATTTCATGGAGGGCACTATACTATCCGAGACTCAAGTGAGACAACACACAAAATCTATTTTGAGAGGACTTGAGTGTATTCACGATAAGGGCGTCGTTCATTGTGATTTAAAACCTGAAAACATATTGATGGTGAAGGAAGAAGATGACGACGATGAATTTGTGGCCAAAATATCAGATTTTGGACTGTCAAAAATGGCCGATGATTGGATGATCACTCCTAATACTTTTACTATTGTGAAGGGAACTCGAGTGTATTGGGCTCCGGAATGTGTACAAGATGAGGTTCAAGAGAAATGTTCTGATGTATGGGCACTAGGTTGTATTGTTCTGTATATGTTAATGGGGGGAAGACTAAAGTGGAATAACAAAGTGAGTGAGTCTGTTTCTAAGGAAGCCAAAGATTTTCTCATCAAGTGTTTTGAAGCAGACCCATTACAAAGACCATCTGCTAAGGTTCTTTTGAGTCATCCATTTGTTGGTGGAAGTGGAGTATTTGTTGAGAGAGAAGAAGATAGAGTAGTTcccaaaaggaaaaagatgaagaCTTATTATTAG
- the LOC133782844 gene encoding uncharacterized methyltransferase At2g41040, chloroplastic isoform X1 produces MNQHSITHTTPTSLPLLDRFSNPISMAMTSSSFKPILHKPFLSPKYSQLNAIPHLGPRLWYSSSSSSSAPAIRASSAFTLKPESNVEKSQTSESPEVFACPVCYEPLIRKGPPGINLGAIYRSGFKCKTCEKTYSSKDIYLDLTVTAALRDYTEVKPTGTELFRSPLVSFLYERGWRQNFNQSGFPGPDEEFKMAQEYFKSAEGGLLVDVSCGSGLFSRKFAESGTYSAVIALDFSENMLRQSYEFIKRDGKLLTSNLALVRGDVSRLPFPSGSVDAVHAGAALHCWPSSSNAIAEITRILRSGGIFVGTTFLRYTSSTPLIVRSLRERALQPYNYLTEEEIEDLCTSCGLTNYSSKVQKSFIMFSAQKP; encoded by the exons ATGAACCAACACAGTATCACACACACCACTCCTACTAGTTTGCCACTACTCGATCGATTCTCAAATCCAATTTCCATGGCGATGACTTCTTCGTCTTTCAAACCCATTCTCCACAAACCCTTTTTATCCCCAAAATACTCTCAACTCAATGCAATTCCCCATTTGGGTCCTCGTCTCTggtactcctcctcctcctcctcctccgccCCCGCCATTCGTGCTAGCTCCGCCTTTACTCTAAAACCG gAGTCGAACGTTGAGAAAAGTCAAACTTCCGAATCCCCTGAGGTTTTTGCTTGCCCTGTATGCTATGAGCCTCTGATAAGAAAAGGCCCTCCGGGTATTAATTT GGGGGCAATATATAGGTCTGGGTTTAAATGCAAGACATGTGAGAAGACGTATTCGAGCAAAGATATATACTTGGACTTGACTGTAACTGCTGCGTTGAGGGACTATACTGAGGTGAAACCAACAGGGACTGAGTTGTTCCG GAGTCCGCTGGTTTCATTTTTATATGAAAGAGGGTGGCGTCAGAACTTCAACCAAAGCGGTTTTCCTGGTCCTGATGAAGAG TTTAAAATGGCCCAGGAATACTTTAAATCTGCTGAAGGCGGTCTTCTCGTAGATGTTAGCTGTGGGAGTGGTTTATTTTCTAGAAAGTTTGCAGAATCAGGAACGTATTCTGCTGTGATTGCACTTGATTTTTCTGAAAATATGCTGCGTCAAAGTTATGAGTTTATTAAGAGAGATGGGAAGCTTTTAACCAG TAATCTTGCGCTTGTGAGAGGAGATGTTTCCAGGCTTCCCTTCCCATCAGGTTCAGTTGATGCCGTTCATGCTGGTGCTGCTTTGCATTGCTGGCCTTCTTCTTCAAATGCT ATTGCTGAAATAACTCGAATATTACGGAGTGGTGGGATCTTTGTTGGAACCACATTTTTGAGATACACTTCATCTACCCCTTTGATAGTAAGGTCTCTCCGGGAG AGGGCACTCCAGCCATACAACTATTTAACAGAGGAAGAGATTGAGGACTTATGCACATCATGTGGTCTTACCAACTATTCAAGCAAAGTACAGAAGTCTTTTATCATGTTTTCTGCTCAGAAACCTTGA